One window of the Anticarsia gemmatalis isolate Benzon Research Colony breed Stoneville strain chromosome 21, ilAntGemm2 primary, whole genome shotgun sequence genome contains the following:
- the dUTPase gene encoding deoxyuridine triphosphatase has translation MSSGLETELKFTRLTEHAFPPLKGSEKAAGFDLKSAYDYVVPARGKELVKTDLQVELPSGCYGRVAPRSGLAVKNHIDVGAGVIDEDYRGNVGVVIFNHSDTDFAIKKGDRIAQLICERIYYPVLKEVTNLTETNRGEGGFGSTGK, from the exons ATGTCGTCAGGATTAGAAACTGAACTGAAATTCACTCGTCTAACCGAGCATGCTTTTCCTCCGTTGAAGGGTTCTGAAAAGGCTGCCGGGTTTGATCTAAAGAG CGCTTATGACTACGTGGTACCGGCTCGTGGCAAAGAATTAGTTAAAACCGACTTGCAAGTCGAATTACCTTCCGGATGCTATGGTAGAGTAGCTCCGCGCTCCGGTTTAGCAGTCAAGAACCACATTGATGTTGGAG ctGGTGTCATTGATGAAGATTACAGGGGAAATGTAGGTGTTGTGATATTTAACCACTCCGACACAGATTTTGCCATTAAAAAAGGTGATAGGATTGCCCAACTTATCTGTGAAAGAATTTACTATCCGGTGCTAAAAGAAGTTACCAACCTAACAGAAACAAACCGTGGTGAGGGAGGATTTGGTTCCAcaggaaaataa